In a genomic window of Muntiacus reevesi chromosome 1, mMunRee1.1, whole genome shotgun sequence:
- the LOC136173624 gene encoding olfactory receptor 10X1-like, producing the protein MKINQTVLEEFILVGFSVYPHAQTFLFVVFFCLYLLTLTGNLTIMSLTWVDSCLHTPMYFFLSALSFSETFYTLTIIPKMLADLLIKYRSISVIGCGLQMSAFLGLGGTNCLILTFMGYDRFLAICNPLRYPLLMTNMVCGKLVVSAWVAGFFISVTETGMIFRGSFCSPNLVKHFFCHMRAVVRLSCLDSELTEFIVTAISVSGLIGTFLIIILTYVFILSTVLRIPSAEGKQKAFSTCASHLTVVIIHFGFASIVYLKPEASGGDDTLIAIPYTVITPFLSPLIFSLRNKDMKNAFRKVLGKRNSLNK; encoded by the coding sequence ATGAAGATCAACCAAACAGTCCTGGAAGAGTTCATTCTTGTTGGTTTCTCTGTTTACCCACATGCACAGACATTcctctttgtggttttcttttgccTCTACCTTCTCACCCTCACAGGTAACCTGACCATCATGAGTCTTACTTGGGTGGACAGTTGTctccacacacccatgtacttcttccttagTGCACTCTCTTTCTCTGAGACCTTCTACACATTGACTATCATCCCCAAGATGTTGGCAGATCTCCTCATCAAGTATAGAAGCATTTCAGTCATAGGCTGTGGCTTGCAAATGAGTGCCTTCTTGGGACTTGGTGGCACTAACTGTCTCATTCTCACTTTCATGGGATATGATCGCTTCCTGGCCATCTGCAACCCTCTCAGATATCCTTTGCTTATGACCAATATGGTGTGTGGAAAACTTGTGGTCTCTGCTTGGGTTGCTGGCTTCTTTATCTCTGTGACAGAGACTGGGATGATATTCAGGGGCTCTTTCTGCAGTCCCAACCTTGTCAAACACTTCTTCTGTCATATGAGGGCTGTTGTGAGGCTGTCCTGTCTAGACAGTGAACTCACAGAATTCATTGTAACAGCAATCTCAGTGTCAGGCTTGATAGGCACCTTCCTGATTATCATACTCACTTATGTGTTCATTCTCTCTACTGTTCTTAGGATCCCTTCAGCTGAGGGCAAGCAGAAGGCCTTTTCTACCTGTGCCTCCCACCTCACAGTGGTCATCATCCACTTTGGGTTTGCATCTATTGTTTATCTGAAGCCAGAAGCATCAGGGGGAGATGACACACTCATAGCAATCCCCTATACTGTCATCACTCCTTTCCTCAGCCCTCTCATTTTCAGTCTCAGGAATAAAGACATGAAGAATGCTTTCAGAAAGGTACTTGGAAAAAGAAATTCCTTGAATAAATAA